A genomic stretch from Lathyrus oleraceus cultivar Zhongwan6 chromosome 2, CAAS_Psat_ZW6_1.0, whole genome shotgun sequence includes:
- the LOC127119288 gene encoding F-box/kelch-repeat protein At1g23390 — translation MVAPHKSPEEEAPIHGDVLEQIFSLVPLIHLVPSCHVSKAWNSAVFSSLTHVKQIKPWLIILSQTTLSSRVKIAHAYDPRSDSWIKITNHLPLINKPHEISTVRSSHSTLLYTLSPSEFTFSLDALHLEWHQTPAPRVWRVDPIVALVGARVVVAGGACDFEDDPLAVEMYDIESRSGWIMCPSIPAMLKSASTSTWISVAVVAETMYLTEKNSGLTYSFHSDTMIWEGPYDLRPDESVFYSVTGMLSEKLTVAGLVGEEGNVREVKLWAVKEELGSGMEEIGSMPKEMVEKLKGDSEFGSVEVVWVGNFVYLRNTLVLDELVMCEVVNGKKCEWRSVKNAAVNGGTRMVFCGGDLRMEDLQRAALSEKPTFCM, via the coding sequence ATGGTTGCCCCACATAAAAGTCCCGAAGAAGAAGCACCTATCCATGGCGATGTTTTAGAACAAATTTTCTCGCTCGTGCCACTCATCCATCTTGTTCCATCTTGTCACGTGTCAAAAGCTTGGAACAGTGCTGTTTTCTCTTCACTCACGCATGTCAAACAAATTAAACCATGGCTCATAATTCTCTCCCAGACAACACTCTCTTCGCGCGTGAAAATCGCTCACGCTTACGACCCTCGTTCCGACTCATGGATTAAGATAACTAACCACCTACCGTTGATTAATAAACCTCATGAAATCTCTACCGTTAGATCATCCCACTCAACTCTGCTTTACACGCTATCTCCTTCGGAATTCACTTTTTCACTCGACGCGCTTCATCTCGAATGGCACCAAACACCTGCTCCGCGCGTGTGGCGAGTCGATCCAATAGTAGCGCTGGTTGGAGCGCGTGTGGTTGTTGCTGGTGGCGCGTGTGATTTCGAGGATGATCCTCTCGCGGTAGAGATGTACGATATAGAGAGCCGCAGCGGTTGGATCATGTGTCCTTCGATCCCTGCAATGCTGAAGAGCGCGTCAACGTCCACGTGGATATCAGTCGCCGTCGTCGCAGAAACGATGTACTTGACGGAGAAGAATTCCGGCTTGACGTACTCGTTCCATTCCGATACGATGATTTGGGAAGGACCGTATGATCTACGTCCTGATGAGAGCGTGTTCTATTCCGTTACTGGTATGTTGTCGGAGAAATTGACGGTGGCCGGATTGGTGGGTGAAGAGGGGAACGTGAGAGAAGTAAAACTATGGGCGGTTAAGGAGGAATTAGGTTCGGGAATGGAAGAAATAGGTTCGATGCCGAAGGAGATGGTGGAGAAGTTAAAAGGTGATTCGGAGTTTGGTTCGGTTGAAGTGGTTTGGGTTGGTAATTTTGTTTACTTGCGGAACACGTTGGTACTTGACGAACTTGTCATGTGTGAGGTTGTGAACGGAAAGAAGTGTGAGTGGAGGAGTGTTAAGAACGCGGCGGTGAACGGTGGAACGAGGATGGTGTTTTGCGGCGGTGATCTGAGGATGGAGGATTTGCAAAGAGCGGCGTTGTCGGAGAAACCGACATTTTGCATGTAA